One Candidatus Zixiibacteriota bacterium genomic window, ATCGCAGAACTGAAGATGCAGGATTTAAATGCCGGAAATTTGGAAAGGGCTATGTCGATGGTGGAAGGGACCGCAAGAAATATGGGGATTGAGGTTATTGAATAAGTTTTCTTTCTTAAGGCAGGTGAAATGAAAAGAGGTAAAAAGTACAGAAAAGCTAAAGAGAGTCTGGATAGCACCAAGAAATGCGATTTAAAGGAAGGAATAAAGCTGGTGAAGGGTAGTGCCTTTGCTAAGTTTGACGAAAGCGTGGAACTATCAGTCAGGCTGGGTGTTGATCCCAAGTATTCTGATCAAATAGTCCGGGGAAATGTGCTGCTCCCTCACGGGATTGGTAAGAAAGTCAAGATCCTGGTATTGACCAAAGGGGAGAAAGAAAAGGAGGCAAAAGAGGCCGGTGCAGATTTGGTAGGGGCTGAAGAATATATAGAGAAAATCAGCTCTGGCTGGACAGACGTGGACGCTATTGTAGCCACTCCGGATATGATGGGAACTATCGGCAAGTTAGGCAAGATCTTGGGTCCAAAGGGGCTTATGCCCAACCCCAAATCCGGAACAGTAACTTTTGAGGTGGCCAAGGCTGTTAAAGAGCTGAAAGCAGGAAAGGTGGAATTCAGGGTGGATAAAGCAGGCAACATCGGAGCAATCATCGGTAAAGTCTCTTTTCCTGAAGAGCAGCTTTATGAAAATGCCAGAGTACTTTTTGATGCTATCTTAAGAGCCAAGCCCGCTTCAGCCAAGGGGCAGTACCTGAAAACTGCCGCCATTTCCTCTACTATGGGAGTGGGCGTAAAACTGGATACGCAAACGATCATTGCTCTATTTAAATAAAAGCTTAAAGGACAAAAAGATGCCCAAAGAGGATAAAACTAAAGTAGTTGAGGAACTCAAGGATAAATTCAGCCGAAGCAAGAGTTTTTTTCTAACCGATTTCACCGGGTTAAACGTGGAAGAGATCACCGGTTTGAGAAAGGACTTCAGGGCCAAAAAAATTGAGTATCGGGTAGCTAAAAACACCTTGATCAAATTGGTGGCTAAGGATTTGTCCTTGGATCAGATGACTGAGCATCTGGAGGGCCCAACCGGCATAGCTTTCGGTTATGACGATCCCGTAGCTCCAGCCAAGGTATTGTATGAAGTCAACAAGAAATTGAGCAAACCCAGGATAAAGATCTTCTGGGTAGAAGGGAAGTTTTTCAAAGGGAATGAAATAGAAAAATTAGCCAAACTCCCCTCCAGAGAACTATTATTGGCACAGATAATAGCCAGTCTGGATTCCGGCATGAGAAACCTGATTGGCACCCTGGAAGCGATTCTTCGAGAGTTCGTGGGTACCGTAGACGCTTTAACTAAGGCAAAAAAAGATATTATAGATAATATATAGATAGAAAGGTAACTAAAATGAGTGAAGAGGAAAAGAGTTCAGCTAAAAAAACTTCAACTAAAAAAGAAGAAAAAGAAAAAATAGAGGAGGTTAAGGTGGAGAAAGGCAGTGTAGAGAAAATCGTGGATCTGGTCGAGAAAATGACCGTGCTGGAATTATCCGAGCTTTCAAAAGCCCTGCAGGAGAAGTTCGGCGTAACTCCAGCCGTGGCCGTGGCTCAAGCCGGTCCAGCAGCAGGAGCAGCTCCAGCCGGTGCTGCAGTTGAAGAGAAAACCGAGTTCGCAGTGATCCTAGTCTCTGCCGGGGAAAAGAAGATCCAGGTAATCAAGGTTGTCAGGGAATTAACCGCTCTGGGATTAAAAGAAGCTAAGGATTTAGTGGATGGAGCTCCCAAACCGATCAGGGAAGGGATTCCCAAAGAGGAAGCCGAATCGATCAGGACCAAGCTGGTGGAAGCAGGGGCGACCGTAGAAATTAAGTAAAGAACGGTCATAACGGGGTTCTGCGGGAAAGTCCCGCGGCCTTTAACCTTTTGCCGTAGCAAGGAGCGTGATCCCATTGGCAAAGGTAAGAGAAATCGAAAGGAAGTCTTACTCAAAGCTCAGAGAAATTCTGGAGGTACCTAATCTTTTAGAGGTACAGAAGGAATCATTTCGGGAATTCCTTCAGGCTGAGACCGAACCTGAAAAAAGAAAAAATGTAGGACTCCAGGCAGTATTCAACGAAACCTTTCCTATAACGGATGTCCGTGAGAATTATTCTCTGGAGTTCGTGAAATGTATCCTTGGCACTCCGAGATACAGCATAAAAGAATGCCAGGAAAGGAATATGACTTATGCCGCCCCTTTGAAAGCCACATTGCGTCTGGTTATCCGGGAACCAGAGGGGAAAGATAAAAGGGTTAAGGATATAATCGAACAGGATGTCTTTTTGGGTGAATTACCCGTCTTGACAGAAACCGGCACCTTTGTGATCAACGGGGCTGAAAGAGTGATAGTGAGCCAGCTTCACCGTTCTCCGGGGGTCTTTTTTGACGAGGAGACTAACCCGAACGGCAAAAGACTTTTTTCTGCCAGGATCATTCCGTACCGCGGTTCCTGGGTCGAGTTCAATATCGATGCCAACGATATAATGTACGTTTACATCGATACCCGCAGGAGGCTTCCGGTGACCACACTGTTGCGGGCACTGGGGTATTCCACTGACCTTGAGATCATCAAGCTTTTCTATGAGGTAGAAACGGTTGAAATCCCCGGGGTTCGCAAGGACAAGATGGTAGGCAAATTCTCTGCAGAAAACGTGGTGGAAAAAGAGAAGGGGGTAACGCTTCTGCGAGGCGGAGAGATTATAACTGAAGAGCATCTGGAGAAAATAAGAGAATATAAGATCCCCCGGATTAAAATCCTGGAGACTGACTTAACCAAAGATACCGGGGTGATTTTAAATACCCTGCATAAAGACCAGACTCTCTCTCAGGAAGAAGCCCTTTTTAAGATTTACTCCGTTTTGCGGCCTGGTGGAGAACCCCCCAGCGTGGAAATGGCTCAGCAACTTTTAGATAGGCTTTTCTTTAATTCCAAAAGATATGATCTGGGTGAAGTCGGAAGATACAAGCTGGATCAAAGACTTTCCCTGGATATTCCTCTGGAACAAACTACTCTGGACAAAAAGGATTTTATAGCGATTATCAAATACCTCATAAAGTTAAGTAACGGAGAGGGTGAAGTAGACGATATCGACCATCTGGGTAATAGAAGAGCTCGCTCGGTTGGAGAACTTCTCTCTAACCAGTTTTTAATCGGCCTGACCCGGATGGCTCGCACGATTAGGGAGAGGATGAGTCTGAAGGATATTGAATCTATTACCCCGCATGATCTGGTTAATGCCCGGACCGTATCCTCGGTGGTCGAAAGTTTCTTCGGCTCCAGTCAGCTCTCCCAGTTTATGGACCAGACCAACCCACTGGCTGAGCTAACCCATAAAAGAAGGCTTTCCGCCCTGGGTCCCGGAGGTCTGACCAGGGAAAGGGCAGGATTTGAGGTGCGAGACGTGCATCATACCCATTATGGAAGGATGTGTCCGATAGAGACTCCGGAAGGTCCCAACATAGGGCTAATCGCCTCCCTTTCAGCTTATGCTCGGATAAACAAATACGGTTTTCTGGATACTCCTTATCGAAAAGTCAAGAATGGAAAAGTAACTGAAGAGATCGAGTATCTTACTGCTGATCAGGAAGATAAATATTTCATAGCCCAGGCAAATGAGCCTCTTAAGAAAGATGGCCGGTTTGTCAATCTTTTAGTTAAAGCTCGCTCCCGTGCGGATTATCCCGTTATCCAGCCGGAAAAAATTGACTATATGGATGTCTCGCCTAAACAGCTGGTGAGCGTGGCGGCAGCTTTGATACCTTTCTTAGAGCACGATGATGCTAACCGGGCACTGATGGGGTCTAACATGCAAAGACAAGCAGTTCCCCTGCTCATCCCCGAAGCCCCTATCGTAGGAACTGGCATGGAGAAGAAAGCGGCTCTGGATTCAGGTGCAACTATTATCGCCAGAAGGAGTGGAGTGGTGGAGAATGTCTCCTCAGATCTGATAGTTATCCGTCCAACTGATAAACACAAAGATGGAGATGAATTTCTGGAAATGGATGAGTATCAACTGCTTAAATTCAAAAGGTCTAACCAGGATACCTGCATCAACCAGAGACCCCTGGTTAAACCTGGGGATAAAGTGGAAGCCGGTGACTGCATTGCCGACGGATTTTCCACTGATAAAGGAGAGCTGGCTTTAGGAGCTAATGTTCTTGTCGCCTTTATGCCCTGGAGAGGATATAATTTCGAAGATGCCATAATTGTCAGCGAAAGGCTGGTCTCTCATGACACCTTTACTTCTATCCATATAGAGGAATTTGAACTTCAGGCAAGAGATACCAAGAGGGGAGCAGAAGAATTGACCCGGGAACTCCCCAATGTCTCAGAGGAAGCTGTGATGAATCTTGACGAAAGGGGGATTGTCAGGGTCGGAGCTGAGATAGAGGCTGGAGATATACTGGTCGGTAAGGTAACCCCTAAAGGCGAGACCGAGCTTTCTCCTGAAGAAAGATTGCTAAGAGCCATTTTCGGAGAAAAAGCCGGAGATGTGAGAGATGCTTCATTAAAAGCACCTCCCGGGATGAAGGGAATAGTCATAGATTCTAAAGTCTTCTCCCGAAAGGAGAGGTCCGATGAATCCAAGAAACAGGAGAAAAACGAAGTCTCCAGACTCAAAAGAGCACATCAGAAACAGATGGATAGCCTCAAAGTGACCCGCGATCAGAAACTCAGGGAACTTTTGAATGGAGAGACTGCCAGGACAATTCGTAAAATCTCCGATGGTTCGATTTTATTCCGTGCAGGCTTTAAGTTCAAAGAAGATTCTTTCGATAAAATTGATTTTGATGATCTTTCAGCCGAAGAGGGATTTATCCAGGATCAAAAGGTCAACAAGCGTATTGAACAGCTATTGTCTAAGTACAATCAACTGCTTCAGGAGAAAAGAACTCAACTGGAGATTGAGCTGGAAAAAATCTCCAGGGGTGCTGAGTTACCGCCTGGGGTCGTTCAGTTAGTCAAGGTGAATGTAGCTAGTAAAAGAAAAATGTCGGTTGGAGATAAGATCGCGGGAAGACACGGGAATAAAGGGGTTGTCGCCAGGGTAGTTCCAATGGAAAATATGCCTTACCTTCCAGATGGAACTCCGGTGGATCTGATATTGAATCCTTTGGGAGTTCCCTCCAGGATGAACGTCGGGCAGATCCTTGAAACCCATCTGGGATGGGCGGTAAAGAAAATGGGCCTTTATGTATCCAGCCCGGTTTTCGACGGAGCAACCCTGGAAGAGGTTAAGGAGGCTTTAAAACAAGCCGGGCTTCCTGAATCGGGCAAATCTCTCCTGTACGATGGGATGAGCGGTGAACCTTTTGATAAGCCGATCACCGTGGGATATATTTACATGATGAAGCTTTCTCATCTGGTAGACGATAAAATCCATGCTCGTTCTATCGGACCATATTCCCTGGTCACCCAGCAGCCTTTAGGTGGTAAGGCGCAGTTCGGCGGACAGAGATTTGGAGAGATGGAAGTCTGGGCTTTGGAAGCTTATGGAGCTGCTTATACCCTGCAGGAGATGCTTACGGTTAAATCAGATGACGTGTCAGGAAGATCCAGGATCTATGAAGCCATAGTCAAGGGTGAGAATCAGCCGGAGCCGGGGATTCCCGAATCGTTCAACGTGTTAGTCAAAGAGTTGCAGAGCTTATGCCTGGACGTAGATTTAATGGAAGGGTAGGATCATTTTCGAAGAGCATATTGAACAGTATCGAGAAGTGTATATTTAAGCTTTTAGCCTGAAACTGTCCTAAGTTTCCCCTACGGGGAAAGGAGGTTTTACATGGCAGAGATGCAGAATAAGAATTTTAAAAAACCCTCTGATTTTTATGCTATAAAAATACAGTTAGCTTCTCCGGAAACTATCAGGTCCTGGTCGTATGGAGAAGTGACTAAACCAGAAACCATAAATTACCGGTCTTTTAAACCGGAAAGAGACGGTCTTTTCTGCGAGAGAATTTTTGGTCCGGTCAAAGACTGGGAGTGCAACTGCGGCAAGTATAAGAGGGTAAGATTTAAAGGAATAACCTGTGATAGATGCGGAGTTGAGGTTACCCAATCCAGAGTTAGAAGAGAAAGGATGGGGAATATTGAATTAGCCGTCCCGGTAACTCATATCTGGTTTTTCAAGTCGATACCCACCCGCATAGGATACCTGCTGGACCTATCCATTCGAGAATTAGAAAGAATTTTATATTACGAGTCATATATCGTAATCGATCCGGGTAATACCCATCTGAAATATAAAGATATCATAACTGAAGATGAATATCAAGAATTAGAAGGAGCGGGAAAGGAATTTGTTGCCCAGATGGGAGCTCCAGCCATACTGGAGCTTTTAAGGCAAATCGACATCGAGGAACTTTCTATCCAATTAAGGACCCAGGTCAGGATAGAGACTTCAGCCCAGAGGAAAAAAGATATCTTAAAGAGGCTTAAAGTAATAGAATCGTTCAGACAGTCAAGCAATAAACCGGAATGGATGATATTGAGAGTAATTCCTGTAATTCCACCGGATCTAAGGCCTCTGGTTCCGTTGGAGGGTGGAAGATTTGCAACCTCGGATTTGAATGACCTTTATCGCCGGGTAATTAATCGTAATAATCGCCTGAAGAAACTAATAGAGATAAAAGCTCCTGAGGTCATCCTCAAAAACGAAAAAAGGATGTTACAGGAGGCTGTAGATGCCTTACTGGACAATGGTAGAAGAACACAATCAGTCAGCGGTGATACCAGGAGACCTCTGAAATCTCTATCCGACCTGCTTAAAGGCAAACAGGGCAGATTCAGACAGAACCTCTTAGGTAAAAGGGTGGACTATTCAGGCCGGTCAGTAATCGTGGTCGGGCCTGAGCTTAAACTTCATGAATGCGGAATACCTAAAACTATGGCTCTGGAGCTTTTCAAACCTTTTATAATTAAGAAATTAGAGGAAAAAGGGTTCGTCTCAACGGTCAAGTCGGCTAAGAAATTTGTGGAAAAAGAAAAGCCAGAGGTCTGGGATATCTTAGAAGAGATAATCCAGGACCATCCGGTACTTTTGAATCGAGCTCCTACGCTTCACCGTCTTGGAGTTCAAGCCTTCTATCCTTTGTTAGTTGAAGGTAAGGCAATTAGAATACATCCTCTGGTATGCTCAGCCTTCAATGCTGATTTCGATGGAGATCAGATGGCAGTCCATGTGCCTCTCTCCTTTGAAGCACAATTAGAGGCCAGGGTGCTGATGCTTTCAGTCAATAACCTGTTGCTTCCTTCCAATGGCCGCCCGGTTGTGACTCCCTCTCAGGATATCGTGCTGGGCTGTTATTACCTGACCAAGGTAAAACCCAAAGATAAGGGAGAAGGAAAGACCTTCTCCTCAGTGGAAGAGATTCTTTTCGCTTTAGAGAATAAATTAGTCGGGCTGAATGCACTGATCAAAATCAAGCTGAATGTAGTCAAATCACAGGAAAAGGCTAAGGAAGCGATTTTCGTTTTAGGAAACAAAGTCATTGAAGCTAAGGATAGGATTGAGATAGGTGAAAATGATAAAAGGAATGGAAAGAAATCAGGTTTAGAGACAACCCCGGGCAGGATTATCTTCAACCTGATTATTCCGGATGAACTGGGTTTCTTTAATGACCTGGCTACCAAGGGTAAATTAGAAGAGCTGATTGCCAGAGCATATCGTGAATTAGGTAATTACCAGACAGCGGTTCTTTTGGATAAGATGAAGAATATCGGTTTTGAATATGCAACCTTAGCCGGAATCACTGTGGGGATCGATGATCTGATGATTCCGGAAAAAGAGAAGGAAGAACTGATAGAAAGAACCAGTAAAGAGATAGATAAAATCCAGAGACAGTATGAGAACGGAGTGATAACTAACGGAGAAAGATATAACAAAGTAGTGGATGCCTGGACTCATACCACCAATGAGGTAGCTGAGGCGATGTTCGAAGGGTTGAAGAAAGCTGAGAATGGGTTTAATCCCGTTTACATGATGGCAGATTCCGGAGCCAGAGGCAGCAAAGATCAGATAAGACAGCTGGCCGGAATGAGAGGGTTGATGGCTAAACCTCAGAAAAAGATCACCGGTCAGATCGGGGAGATCATAGAGTCTCCGATCACCTCTAACTTCAAGGAGGGATTAAGCGTTTTGGAGTACTTCATCTCCACTCATGGAGCCCGAAAAGGGTTGGCCGATACTGCCTTGAAAACTGCGGATGCAGGCTATCTCACCCGCAGGCTGGTCGATGTAGCTCAGGATGTGATCATCAACGAGGTCGATTGCGGAACGATTTTAGGTTTGAACGTCGGAGCTCTAAAAGAAGGTGAAGAAGTCATCGAGTCTCTGAAGGACCGGATTTTAGGAAGGGTAGCCTTAGAAGATGTCATGGATCCGATCACCAGTGAGAACTTGGCTGTGGCTGGCGAAGAGATCAACGAAGAAGCTGCTGCCCGGATTGAGGAGAGTGGCATTGAGACGGCGAAGATAAGGTCCGTTCTGACCTGTGAGTCCAAAAGAGGAGTTTGTGCTAAATGCTATGGCAGGAATCTGGCCACCAACAGGATGGTAGACTTGGGCGAGGCGGTTGGGGTGATGGCAGCCCAGAGCATCGGAGAGCCGGGCACCCAGTTAACCTTAAGGACTTTCCATATCGGAGGTACAGCAGCTCGAATTACTGAGCAGTCAAAAGCTACTGCTAAAGCCGAGGGGAAAGTAGTTTTTAAGAAAGTTAAAACAGTTGCCAGAAAAGATAGTGAAAAAACAGCGTGGATAGTTTTGAACAGGGATGGCGAGATTAGCCTGGTGGATGAACAGGAAAGGGTCCGGGCTAAATATAATGTTCCCTACGCAGCCATTTTAAGGGTAAACGAGAAGGCACGCGTTCAAAAAGGAGAGGTCCTGTTCGAATGGGATCCTTATAGCAATACCATACTTTCGGATTACAGCGGTAAGGTGGAGTTCGTTGACCTGAAAGATGATGTTACCTTCAGGGAAGAGCTGGATGAAACCACCGGACTGCGCCAGCGAGTCGTTATCGAACATAAAGATAAAACTCTCAGGCCTCATATAACCATACTGGACGAGAAGGGAAAAAAGGTGGGGAATTACTCTATTCCTACCAGGGCATATCTCCTGGTGCACGATGGTGATAAAATTCAGGCTGGTGATTCCCTGGTAAAAATCCCCAGGGATATCTCCAAGACCAGAGACATAACCGGTGGGCTTCCACGAGTGGCTGAGCTTTTCGAAGCCAGAAAGCCAAAGGATTTAGCTATTGTCAGCGAGGTAGATGGGATGGTGGAGTTCGGCAAGATAGTCCGGGGAGCCAATCAGGTTTATGTGCAGGGAGATCAGGGAGAGAAAAGAGAATACCTGATTCCCCACGGCAAACATTTAAGAGTCCATTCAGGGGACCTGGTGAAAGCTGGAGACAAGCTGTGCGAAGGTCCAATAGATCCGCATGATATTCTAAAGATTAAAGGTGCGAATGCGGTTCAGGAATATCTGGTCAACGAGATTCAAGAGGTCTATCGACTGCAGGGAGTGAAAATCAACGACAAGCATATCGAGGTTATCGTTAGCCAGATGCTGCAGAAGGTAAGGGTGGATAACGTGGGGGATACCAATTTCCTCGAAAGCGAACAGGTGGACAAGATAAGATTCAGGGAGGAGAATGAAAAAGTGATCGCGGAAGGCGGCGAGCCAGCTACTTTCCAGCCTCTGCTTCTGGGTATAACCAAAGCCTCTTTGACCACGGACAGTTTTATCTCCGCCGCCTCTTTCCAGGAGACTACCAGGGTATTGACCGAAGCAGCCATTTCCGGGAAAACTGATTACCTCTTAGGCCTGAAGGAGAATGTCATAATCGGTCGTCTTATTCCTGCAGGAACCGGTCTGGAATACTACAGGAATATTCAGCTTAAAGAAGAAGAAAAAGTTGAGGCTGAAACAAGTATCGTCAAAGAAAATGCTTGACAAATTTTGAATTGGATTTATATTAAATTTTTATTTTTGCTGGATAAGTGTAACGAAGCACAAACCGTAAGAGTATAGTTCAGGCAGATTAGCCTTAAAGGAGAGGAAATTGCCGACCATAAACCAGCTCATAAGAATAGGCAGAAAGGAAGTCAAAGGAAAAGAGAAAGCACCGGCTTTGCTGGGCTCTCCTCAAAGAAGAGGGGTATGTACCCGCGTATATACCAGCACTCCCAAAAAGCCGAATTCGGCTTTGAGAAAGGTAGCCCGGGTCAGGCTGACCAATGGCATAGAGGTTACCGCCTACATACCGGGGGAAGGGCATAACCTGCAGGAACACTCGATAGTCTTGATAAGAGGCGGGAGAGTGAAAGACCTTCCAGGTGTCAGATACCATATCATCCGCGGCACCCTGGATACCAGCGGGGTTGGAGATAGGAAGCAGAGCAGGTCCAAATACGGAACTAAAAAACCAAAAAAGGCTGCTTGAAAAGTTAAAAAATGGCTAGAAAAAAAAGAGCGACGAAAAGAGAGCTGTTGCCGGATCTCAAATCCGGAAGTCTGCTGGTTACCCAGTTTATGAATAACCTGATGCACCGGGGTAAAAAAAGTACCACCCAGCGGATATTTTTCGATGCGATGGAGATCATAGCCAAGAAGGCTAATCAGCCAGGCTTAGAGGTGTTCCAGAAAGCGGTAGAGAACGTAAAACCTGTTCTGGAGGTAAAACCCAGAAGGGTGGGTGGAGCTACCTATCAGGTACCGGTCGAGGTCAGGTCAGAAAGAAGGACCGCCCTGGCAATAAAATGGATTATATCGTATGCCAGGTCCAGGTCTGAAAAAACTATGGCCGATAAGCTGGCAGCTGAGCTGATTGCCGCTTCAAAGAATGAAGGAAGC contains:
- the rpoB gene encoding DNA-directed RNA polymerase subunit beta, producing MAKVREIERKSYSKLREILEVPNLLEVQKESFREFLQAETEPEKRKNVGLQAVFNETFPITDVRENYSLEFVKCILGTPRYSIKECQERNMTYAAPLKATLRLVIREPEGKDKRVKDIIEQDVFLGELPVLTETGTFVINGAERVIVSQLHRSPGVFFDEETNPNGKRLFSARIIPYRGSWVEFNIDANDIMYVYIDTRRRLPVTTLLRALGYSTDLEIIKLFYEVETVEIPGVRKDKMVGKFSAENVVEKEKGVTLLRGGEIITEEHLEKIREYKIPRIKILETDLTKDTGVILNTLHKDQTLSQEEALFKIYSVLRPGGEPPSVEMAQQLLDRLFFNSKRYDLGEVGRYKLDQRLSLDIPLEQTTLDKKDFIAIIKYLIKLSNGEGEVDDIDHLGNRRARSVGELLSNQFLIGLTRMARTIRERMSLKDIESITPHDLVNARTVSSVVESFFGSSQLSQFMDQTNPLAELTHKRRLSALGPGGLTRERAGFEVRDVHHTHYGRMCPIETPEGPNIGLIASLSAYARINKYGFLDTPYRKVKNGKVTEEIEYLTADQEDKYFIAQANEPLKKDGRFVNLLVKARSRADYPVIQPEKIDYMDVSPKQLVSVAAALIPFLEHDDANRALMGSNMQRQAVPLLIPEAPIVGTGMEKKAALDSGATIIARRSGVVENVSSDLIVIRPTDKHKDGDEFLEMDEYQLLKFKRSNQDTCINQRPLVKPGDKVEAGDCIADGFSTDKGELALGANVLVAFMPWRGYNFEDAIIVSERLVSHDTFTSIHIEEFELQARDTKRGAEELTRELPNVSEEAVMNLDERGIVRVGAEIEAGDILVGKVTPKGETELSPEERLLRAIFGEKAGDVRDASLKAPPGMKGIVIDSKVFSRKERSDESKKQEKNEVSRLKRAHQKQMDSLKVTRDQKLRELLNGETARTIRKISDGSILFRAGFKFKEDSFDKIDFDDLSAEEGFIQDQKVNKRIEQLLSKYNQLLQEKRTQLEIELEKISRGAELPPGVVQLVKVNVASKRKMSVGDKIAGRHGNKGVVARVVPMENMPYLPDGTPVDLILNPLGVPSRMNVGQILETHLGWAVKKMGLYVSSPVFDGATLEEVKEALKQAGLPESGKSLLYDGMSGEPFDKPITVGYIYMMKLSHLVDDKIHARSIGPYSLVTQQPLGGKAQFGGQRFGEMEVWALEAYGAAYTLQEMLTVKSDDVSGRSRIYEAIVKGENQPEPGIPESFNVLVKELQSLCLDVDLMEG
- the rplJ gene encoding 50S ribosomal protein L10, translated to MPKEDKTKVVEELKDKFSRSKSFFLTDFTGLNVEEITGLRKDFRAKKIEYRVAKNTLIKLVAKDLSLDQMTEHLEGPTGIAFGYDDPVAPAKVLYEVNKKLSKPRIKIFWVEGKFFKGNEIEKLAKLPSRELLLAQIIASLDSGMRNLIGTLEAILREFVGTVDALTKAKKDIIDNI
- the rplA gene encoding 50S ribosomal protein L1; translation: MKRGKKYRKAKESLDSTKKCDLKEGIKLVKGSAFAKFDESVELSVRLGVDPKYSDQIVRGNVLLPHGIGKKVKILVLTKGEKEKEAKEAGADLVGAEEYIEKISSGWTDVDAIVATPDMMGTIGKLGKILGPKGLMPNPKSGTVTFEVAKAVKELKAGKVEFRVDKAGNIGAIIGKVSFPEEQLYENARVLFDAILRAKPASAKGQYLKTAAISSTMGVGVKLDTQTIIALFK
- the rplL gene encoding 50S ribosomal protein L7/L12, with translation MEKGSVEKIVDLVEKMTVLELSELSKALQEKFGVTPAVAVAQAGPAAGAAPAGAAVEEKTEFAVILVSAGEKKIQVIKVVRELTALGLKEAKDLVDGAPKPIREGIPKEEAESIRTKLVEAGATVEIK
- the rpsG gene encoding 30S ribosomal protein S7, producing MARKKRATKRELLPDLKSGSLLVTQFMNNLMHRGKKSTTQRIFFDAMEIIAKKANQPGLEVFQKAVENVKPVLEVKPRRVGGATYQVPVEVRSERRTALAIKWIISYARSRSEKTMADKLAAELIAASKNEGSSIKKKEDTHKMAEANRAFAHFRW
- the rpsL gene encoding 30S ribosomal protein S12, with translation MPTINQLIRIGRKEVKGKEKAPALLGSPQRRGVCTRVYTSTPKKPNSALRKVARVRLTNGIEVTAYIPGEGHNLQEHSIVLIRGGRVKDLPGVRYHIIRGTLDTSGVGDRKQSRSKYGTKKPKKAA
- a CDS encoding DNA-directed RNA polymerase subunit beta' encodes the protein MQNKNFKKPSDFYAIKIQLASPETIRSWSYGEVTKPETINYRSFKPERDGLFCERIFGPVKDWECNCGKYKRVRFKGITCDRCGVEVTQSRVRRERMGNIELAVPVTHIWFFKSIPTRIGYLLDLSIRELERILYYESYIVIDPGNTHLKYKDIITEDEYQELEGAGKEFVAQMGAPAILELLRQIDIEELSIQLRTQVRIETSAQRKKDILKRLKVIESFRQSSNKPEWMILRVIPVIPPDLRPLVPLEGGRFATSDLNDLYRRVINRNNRLKKLIEIKAPEVILKNEKRMLQEAVDALLDNGRRTQSVSGDTRRPLKSLSDLLKGKQGRFRQNLLGKRVDYSGRSVIVVGPELKLHECGIPKTMALELFKPFIIKKLEEKGFVSTVKSAKKFVEKEKPEVWDILEEIIQDHPVLLNRAPTLHRLGVQAFYPLLVEGKAIRIHPLVCSAFNADFDGDQMAVHVPLSFEAQLEARVLMLSVNNLLLPSNGRPVVTPSQDIVLGCYYLTKVKPKDKGEGKTFSSVEEILFALENKLVGLNALIKIKLNVVKSQEKAKEAIFVLGNKVIEAKDRIEIGENDKRNGKKSGLETTPGRIIFNLIIPDELGFFNDLATKGKLEELIARAYRELGNYQTAVLLDKMKNIGFEYATLAGITVGIDDLMIPEKEKEELIERTSKEIDKIQRQYENGVITNGERYNKVVDAWTHTTNEVAEAMFEGLKKAENGFNPVYMMADSGARGSKDQIRQLAGMRGLMAKPQKKITGQIGEIIESPITSNFKEGLSVLEYFISTHGARKGLADTALKTADAGYLTRRLVDVAQDVIINEVDCGTILGLNVGALKEGEEVIESLKDRILGRVALEDVMDPITSENLAVAGEEINEEAAARIEESGIETAKIRSVLTCESKRGVCAKCYGRNLATNRMVDLGEAVGVMAAQSIGEPGTQLTLRTFHIGGTAARITEQSKATAKAEGKVVFKKVKTVARKDSEKTAWIVLNRDGEISLVDEQERVRAKYNVPYAAILRVNEKARVQKGEVLFEWDPYSNTILSDYSGKVEFVDLKDDVTFREELDETTGLRQRVVIEHKDKTLRPHITILDEKGKKVGNYSIPTRAYLLVHDGDKIQAGDSLVKIPRDISKTRDITGGLPRVAELFEARKPKDLAIVSEVDGMVEFGKIVRGANQVYVQGDQGEKREYLIPHGKHLRVHSGDLVKAGDKLCEGPIDPHDILKIKGANAVQEYLVNEIQEVYRLQGVKINDKHIEVIVSQMLQKVRVDNVGDTNFLESEQVDKIRFREENEKVIAEGGEPATFQPLLLGITKASLTTDSFISAASFQETTRVLTEAAISGKTDYLLGLKENVIIGRLIPAGTGLEYYRNIQLKEEEKVEAETSIVKENA